In Planctomycetia bacterium, one DNA window encodes the following:
- a CDS encoding metallophosphoesterase codes for MDNTNPLSNTGARRSRANWLLRIVLLVALAVLGACIFDFQTRPELVSGPMVQMPAADAISFVWEMKGDWMVNGAVQVSGPDGLDQTVASSDGASPGKRRFQVAVDGVKPGATYTYTVVNRGWFRDVPIAGPFTVTTPPPPGQSFRFICFGDSGSGSNSQAELAELIASKKPDVVIHTGDLIYPAGDINDYRPKFFEPYKNLITSCFFMPSLGNHDCATDRGAPLLEVFDLPQNGPKGIPPERNYWFDYGDARFVALDSNDAFPAGVITALDRKEKVGPWLREVLKGAGSRWKFVYFHHPFYSHSKHSAEGAAYVKEAFVDIFEEYGVDVVFTGHNHLYERTAPIRKDQIVPEGQGVVYVVSGAGGAERYAKRPDPPPYIRVAVDDVFSFTLVELSSKRFELKQINERGEVIDEYVIQKPDNTQAQATASD; via the coding sequence ATGGATAATACCAACCCACTCTCGAACACCGGCGCACGGCGATCGCGCGCCAACTGGCTGCTGCGGATCGTACTGCTGGTCGCGCTGGCTGTGCTCGGCGCGTGCATTTTTGATTTTCAGACTCGGCCGGAGCTTGTTTCCGGGCCGATGGTTCAGATGCCCGCTGCCGACGCGATCAGCTTCGTTTGGGAGATGAAGGGCGACTGGATGGTGAACGGCGCCGTCCAGGTGTCCGGCCCGGACGGTTTGGATCAAACGGTCGCATCCTCCGACGGTGCATCGCCAGGGAAGCGGCGGTTTCAGGTGGCGGTAGATGGGGTCAAACCGGGAGCGACGTACACCTACACCGTCGTCAACCGCGGCTGGTTTCGCGATGTGCCCATCGCGGGACCGTTCACCGTGACCACGCCGCCTCCGCCGGGCCAGTCGTTTCGCTTCATTTGCTTTGGCGACAGCGGCAGCGGCAGCAACAGCCAGGCCGAACTGGCGGAACTGATCGCCTCGAAAAAGCCTGATGTCGTGATTCACACCGGCGATTTGATCTACCCGGCCGGGGACATCAACGACTATCGCCCCAAGTTCTTTGAGCCGTACAAAAATCTTATCACGAGTTGCTTCTTCATGCCCAGCCTCGGCAACCACGATTGCGCGACGGACCGCGGCGCGCCCTTGCTCGAGGTGTTTGATCTTCCACAGAACGGGCCGAAAGGAATCCCGCCCGAGCGAAATTACTGGTTTGATTATGGCGACGCGCGGTTTGTCGCGCTGGATTCGAACGACGCCTTCCCGGCCGGCGTCATCACCGCGCTGGACCGCAAGGAGAAGGTCGGCCCGTGGCTGCGGGAGGTGCTGAAGGGGGCGGGCAGCCGATGGAAGTTCGTGTACTTCCATCACCCGTTCTACAGCCACAGCAAGCATTCGGCCGAAGGCGCGGCATATGTGAAAGAGGCTTTTGTAGATATTTTTGAGGAATACGGAGTGGATGTGGTCTTCACCGGCCACAACCATCTGTACGAGCGCACCGCGCCGATTCGCAAGGATCAGATCGTGCCCGAAGGCCAGGGCGTGGTCTACGTCGTCAGCGGCGCCGGTGGCGCCGAGCGCTACGCCAAACGCCCCGATCCGCCGCCGTACATTCGCGTCGCGGTCGATGACGTGTTCAGCTTCACACTGGTTGAACTGTCATCGAAGCGATTTGAGCTGAAGCAGATCAACGAGCGCGGCGAAGTGATCGACGAATACGTGATCCAGAAACCTGACAACACCCAGGCGCAAGCGACGGCGTCAGATTAG
- a CDS encoding terpene cyclase/mutase family protein gives MRKAPLLTMAASAGILLTVLSPVWSSPQKSAGKAPPPPMPPVAPEVKKATEGAISKALKFLAARQEKDGGWNAKYGPAVTAIVAKAFADAPEYGSNHPVVRRAVESILRHAQPDGGFYERQQNLANYQTSVVLMFLASLDRERHAPHLAKAQAFLTKLQYDESEDKTVKDSWYGGAGYNTTKRPDLSNTQMMLEALHQSGLSKDDPVYQRALVFISRCQMNESTNDQPFARGASDGGFVYTAADGGESKATGGFELGRPLRSYGSMTYAGFKSYLYAGLSRDDPRVTSALAWIRQNYSLDVNPGMPERQKHEGLYYYYHVFSRALAAWGEPVLIDATDRSHDWRVELCRKVISLQRPDGSWLNEADRWLEGDADYVTGLTVSTLQTALGREAGDARNGR, from the coding sequence ATGCGAAAAGCCCCCCTGCTCACAATGGCTGCTTCGGCAGGAATCCTGCTCACAGTCCTTTCGCCGGTCTGGTCCTCACCACAAAAGTCCGCAGGCAAGGCTCCCCCGCCGCCGATGCCGCCCGTCGCGCCGGAGGTGAAGAAGGCGACGGAGGGCGCGATCAGCAAGGCGCTGAAGTTCCTCGCGGCGCGACAGGAAAAGGACGGCGGCTGGAATGCGAAATACGGCCCCGCGGTCACGGCCATCGTCGCGAAGGCCTTTGCTGACGCTCCGGAATACGGATCGAACCACCCGGTCGTCCGGCGGGCGGTCGAGTCGATTCTGCGCCATGCGCAGCCGGATGGCGGCTTTTACGAGCGGCAGCAGAATCTGGCGAATTATCAGACATCTGTAGTTCTAATGTTTCTCGCCTCGCTGGATCGCGAGCGCCACGCTCCGCACCTCGCCAAGGCGCAGGCCTTCCTCACCAAGTTGCAATACGATGAGAGCGAAGACAAGACCGTGAAGGATTCGTGGTACGGCGGTGCCGGCTACAACACCACGAAGCGCCCCGACTTGTCCAACACCCAGATGATGCTGGAGGCGTTGCATCAAAGCGGACTGTCGAAGGATGACCCGGTCTATCAGCGGGCCTTGGTCTTCATCTCGCGCTGCCAGATGAACGAATCGACGAATGATCAGCCGTTCGCACGCGGCGCGAGCGACGGCGGATTTGTCTATACGGCGGCGGACGGCGGCGAGTCGAAGGCAACCGGCGGATTTGAACTGGGTCGGCCGCTGCGCAGCTACGGCTCCATGACCTATGCGGGGTTCAAGAGTTATCTGTATGCGGGGCTGTCGCGGGATGACCCGCGCGTCACGTCGGCCCTGGCATGGATTCGGCAGAATTACTCGCTGGACGTAAATCCCGGCATGCCCGAACGTCAGAAGCACGAAGGGCTGTATTACTATTATCACGTTTTTTCGCGGGCACTGGCGGCGTGGGGCGAGCCGGTGCTGATCGACGCCACGGACCGTTCGCACGATTGGCGCGTGGAGCTTTGTCGCAAGGTCATCTCGCTTCAGCGGCCGGATGGAAGCTGGCTGAACGAAGCCGATCGCTGGCTGGAGGGCGACGCGGACTATGTCACCGGGTTGACCGTCTCGACGCTTCAAACGGCGCTGGGCCGTGAAGCCGGCGATGCGCGGAACGGCCGATGA
- a CDS encoding N(4)-(beta-N-acetylglucosaminyl)-L-asparaginase, producing MLGVETAFLPQLARAEQPSTDGAKPGKRPVIISSSNGLKAIEVGYKALVARKDPLDAAIESVTIVEDDPNDQSVGYGGLPNEDGIVELDASVMHGPTHKAGAVASLRNIRNPAQVARLVMQRTDHVLIVGEGALRFAKAHGFKEQDLLTEASRKAWLKWKESRDKEDDWLGDEEINPAAGARGRDAIPFTWGTIHCAAVDSRGDLGATTTTSGLSYKIPGRVGDSPILGAGLYVDNAVGAAGSTGRGEANLLNCSSFLVVELMRQGKSPQDACLEVMRRVADHTEPRLRDKQGRPAYGLILYALAKDGRHGSAAMWSGAKYAVCDEAGARLVESAFLYQRA from the coding sequence ATGCTGGGTGTGGAGACGGCGTTCCTCCCACAACTGGCCCGGGCGGAGCAGCCGTCGACAGACGGCGCCAAGCCGGGCAAGCGGCCGGTGATCATCTCCAGCTCGAACGGCCTCAAGGCGATCGAAGTCGGCTACAAGGCGCTGGTCGCGCGAAAGGACCCGCTCGATGCAGCGATTGAATCCGTGACAATTGTCGAAGATGACCCCAACGACCAGTCGGTCGGCTACGGCGGGCTGCCCAACGAAGACGGCATCGTCGAGCTGGACGCCTCTGTGATGCACGGGCCGACGCACAAGGCCGGCGCGGTCGCGTCCCTTCGCAACATACGCAATCCGGCGCAGGTGGCGCGGCTGGTCATGCAGCGGACCGATCATGTGCTGATCGTCGGCGAGGGCGCGCTGCGCTTCGCGAAGGCACACGGATTTAAGGAACAGGACCTGCTCACCGAAGCGTCGCGCAAGGCGTGGCTGAAGTGGAAGGAGTCGCGCGACAAGGAGGATGACTGGTTGGGTGACGAGGAGATCAACCCCGCCGCCGGCGCGCGCGGGCGCGACGCGATCCCGTTTACGTGGGGCACCATTCACTGCGCGGCGGTGGACAGCCGCGGCGATCTCGGCGCGACGACGACGACGAGCGGCCTGTCGTACAAGATACCCGGACGCGTGGGCGATTCGCCGATCCTCGGCGCGGGATTGTACGTGGACAACGCGGTCGGCGCCGCGGGTTCCACCGGCCGGGGCGAGGCCAACCTGTTGAATTGCTCCTCGTTTCTGGTCGTGGAACTGATGCGGCAGGGCAAGTCGCCTCAAGACGCTTGTCTCGAAGTGATGCGGCGCGTCGCGGATCACACCGAACCGCGTCTGCGCGACAAGCAGGGCCGCCCGGCATATGGCCTGATTCTCTACGCGCTGGCGAAGGACGGCCGTCACGGATCCGCCGCAATGTGGTCGGGCGCCAAGTACGCCGTCTGCGACGAGGCCGGCGCGCGGCTGGTTGAATCGGCGTTTCTTTACCAGCGCGCTTAG
- a CDS encoding RNA polymerase sigma factor, with protein sequence MSKKAATDSPVEDDAKSAAEDIAAIERTLAGDLSAFDGLIERYQRRAVAVAYRLLGNIDDAQEVCQESFLRAFRSLSGLQERGRFGPWLMRIVSNQSLNFRRGRRPMLTLQGEDDDSGDSQAASLKSRGEEGDTLEASEMQQAITAAIASLPDQQRLALVLFAIEEMPQKDVAEILECSVEMVKWNVFQARKTLKEKLKGFLEE encoded by the coding sequence ATGAGCAAAAAGGCGGCCACGGACAGCCCGGTGGAAGACGACGCAAAGTCGGCTGCGGAGGACATCGCGGCCATCGAGCGGACGCTCGCGGGCGATCTGTCGGCGTTCGACGGCTTGATCGAGCGCTATCAGCGGCGGGCGGTCGCCGTGGCCTATCGGCTGCTGGGCAATATCGACGACGCCCAGGAAGTCTGTCAGGAGTCTTTTCTGCGGGCGTTTCGGTCGCTGTCGGGTTTGCAGGAGCGAGGCCGATTCGGTCCCTGGCTGATGCGAATCGTCAGCAACCAATCGCTGAACTTCCGGCGCGGCCGTCGGCCGATGCTGACGTTGCAGGGCGAGGATGACGACAGCGGAGATTCGCAGGCGGCGTCGCTGAAGTCGCGTGGCGAAGAAGGAGACACGCTCGAGGCGTCGGAAATGCAGCAGGCGATCACGGCGGCGATCGCGTCGCTGCCGGATCAACAGCGGCTGGCGCTGGTGCTGTTCGCGATTGAGGAGATGCCCCAGAAGGACGTGGCGGAGATTCTTGAGTGCAGCGTGGAAATGGTCAAGTGGAACGTGTTTCAGGCCCGAAAGACCCTGAAGGAGAAACTCAAGGGCTTTTTGGAGGAATGA
- a CDS encoding YbaK/EbsC family protein — translation MELETLLRNEKIPFEKKTHRTAFTSQELAAAEHVPGRFVAKPVLVKGEKGFAMCVIAACDRLDLDRAARALGEPRVELATEEEMRIVCPDCEIGAEPPVGRLFNLKTVMDERLASDTYLVMQAGTHTEAVKLLREDWERVCNPIKARIAV, via the coding sequence ATGGAACTCGAAACACTACTGCGAAACGAAAAGATCCCGTTTGAGAAGAAGACCCATCGAACCGCCTTCACGTCACAGGAGTTAGCCGCCGCGGAGCACGTCCCCGGTCGATTCGTCGCCAAGCCGGTGCTGGTCAAGGGCGAAAAGGGTTTCGCGATGTGCGTGATCGCGGCATGCGATCGACTTGATCTGGACCGCGCCGCCCGCGCGCTGGGCGAACCGCGCGTTGAACTGGCGACCGAGGAGGAAATGCGAATTGTCTGTCCCGATTGCGAGATCGGCGCCGAGCCGCCTGTCGGACGACTTTTCAACCTGAAGACCGTGATGGACGAGCGCCTGGCATCGGACACGTACCTCGTGATGCAGGCCGGCACGCACACCGAGGCCGTCAAACTGCTTCGCGAAGACTGGGAGCGCGTTTGCAATCCGATCAAGGCGCGGATCGCGGTTTGA
- a CDS encoding acyl-CoA thioesterase has product MSSQSSDSTCISTTHLVKSEDLNHHQTLYAGRCVEWCVQMAYIAAENCFDEARPVVFMSIRSLSMRTPARLGEILRFEGRVDYIGESTIGIKVDAWKLQPKDDPKPVATGTFLFCTVDEQGRAVAHGLPALAGASPASQRRWKQDDLAVGRSPA; this is encoded by the coding sequence ATGTCGTCGCAATCCAGCGATTCAACGTGCATCTCCACGACGCACCTCGTGAAGAGCGAGGACCTGAACCACCACCAGACGCTCTATGCCGGCCGGTGCGTCGAGTGGTGCGTGCAAATGGCCTACATTGCGGCGGAGAACTGCTTCGATGAGGCGCGGCCGGTCGTGTTCATGTCGATCCGCAGCTTGTCGATGCGAACGCCGGCGCGGCTGGGGGAGATTCTGCGATTCGAAGGGCGGGTCGATTACATCGGGGAATCCACCATCGGCATCAAGGTCGATGCGTGGAAGCTGCAACCCAAGGACGACCCCAAACCGGTTGCCACAGGGACGTTTCTCTTTTGCACGGTCGATGAGCAGGGGCGGGCCGTGGCACATGGTCTGCCGGCGCTGGCGGGCGCATCGCCGGCGTCGCAGCGCCGCTGGAAGCAGGACGACCTCGCGGTGGGTCGCTCGCCGGCATGA
- a CDS encoding tRNA modification GTPase produces the protein MNPDDTIVAISSAAGAAARGIVRVSGPAAMAIASNVFEADDAAAAGSGGASPSGASDCVEGFVRVGRFRLPGFALVFRAPRSYTGQDVVELHFLGAPVLLGWVVEACIAAGARRAEPGEFTLRAVLAGRMDLSQAHGVAGMIAARSDMQLRAAERLLHGELSRVAGAARERLADLLSLVEGALDFAEEPIEFITPGQLRDGLMEVRKALAATTAAGVRAERWEQLPRVVLAGHPNAGKSSLLNRLTGLDRAICAPVAGTTRDVLSAPLQLGEMECLLIDVAGVVEAVDALDAQAQRAARDALASADLVVWVVDVAESDPTRRVEPPAFDVPILLVGNKCDLLGSGRAAGVSEYELLVSAATGAGVDALKSALAARLRARESAVSDAAIALMSEHRAALDAALESLDRAIKLALSSGETLSDADLVAAELRTAAEELGVLAGQEDTEELLGRIFSRFCVGK, from the coding sequence ATGAATCCGGATGATACAATTGTAGCGATTAGCTCGGCGGCGGGGGCGGCTGCGCGGGGGATCGTGCGCGTGTCGGGGCCGGCGGCGATGGCGATTGCGTCGAACGTATTTGAGGCTGACGATGCAGCCGCAGCCGGGTCAGGCGGCGCGTCGCCATCCGGAGCGAGCGATTGCGTGGAGGGCTTCGTACGCGTCGGGCGGTTTCGGCTGCCGGGGTTTGCGCTCGTGTTTCGCGCGCCGCGCAGCTACACCGGTCAGGATGTTGTGGAGCTTCATTTTCTCGGCGCGCCGGTGCTTCTGGGCTGGGTGGTCGAGGCTTGCATCGCCGCCGGGGCGCGGCGAGCCGAGCCGGGGGAGTTCACCCTGCGCGCGGTCCTCGCCGGGCGCATGGATCTTTCGCAGGCACACGGTGTGGCGGGCATGATTGCAGCGCGGTCGGACATGCAATTGCGCGCGGCCGAGCGACTGCTTCACGGAGAGCTGTCGCGCGTGGCGGGAGCGGCGCGCGAGCGGTTGGCGGATTTGCTTTCGTTGGTGGAAGGCGCGCTGGATTTCGCGGAAGAGCCGATCGAGTTCATTACACCGGGGCAATTGCGTGATGGGTTGATGGAAGTGCGTAAGGCCCTCGCGGCGACAACGGCAGCCGGTGTTCGCGCCGAGCGCTGGGAGCAATTGCCGCGTGTCGTATTGGCAGGTCATCCGAATGCGGGGAAGTCGAGTTTGCTGAATCGCCTGACCGGCCTGGACCGCGCGATTTGCGCGCCCGTGGCGGGAACGACCCGCGATGTGCTTTCCGCGCCGCTGCAACTGGGGGAGATGGAATGCCTGCTGATTGACGTGGCCGGAGTAGTGGAAGCGGTTGATGCGCTGGACGCGCAAGCACAGCGAGCCGCGCGCGATGCCCTCGCGTCGGCCGACCTCGTGGTATGGGTGGTGGATGTTGCCGAGAGCGATCCGACGCGACGCGTGGAGCCGCCGGCTTTCGACGTCCCAATCCTTCTCGTTGGAAACAAGTGCGATCTGCTGGGGTCGGGGCGCGCGGCAGGGGTGAGCGAGTACGAACTACTCGTCAGCGCGGCGACGGGCGCCGGAGTGGATGCGTTGAAGTCGGCGCTGGCGGCGCGGCTGCGAGCCCGCGAGTCGGCGGTGAGCGACGCGGCGATCGCGCTGATGTCGGAGCATCGGGCGGCGCTGGACGCGGCGCTGGAGTCGCTGGATCGCGCGATCAAGCTGGCGTTGTCGTCTGGCGAAACGCTATCCGACGCGGACCTCGTCGCGGCGGAATTGCGAACTGCGGCGGAGGAATTGGGTGTGCTGGCGGGCCAGGAAGACACGGAAGAATTGCTCGGACGGATTTTTTCGCGATTCTGCGTGGGAAAATGA
- a CDS encoding HAD family hydrolase, producing the protein MELDGVFLDMYGTLTAGDRQAVEATCEHLVRDFRLAISAHELSITWGERFFHALDFCNGDAFLTLFDVERRTLRETMAALGVTMDPTPYAEMLRRYWSDPPLQPEAIAFLQTCSLPVCLVSNADRVDIDAVIERHALKLERVVTSEDARSYKPDRAIFDQALAQTGWRRERVIHVGDSLHSDVGGAMVAGLRSGWVNRAHRIHDIGTHTPDHEFGDLLEFLRWLDQGA; encoded by the coding sequence ATGGAATTGGACGGCGTCTTTCTTGACATGTACGGAACCCTGACGGCGGGCGATCGTCAGGCGGTGGAGGCGACGTGCGAGCATCTTGTGCGGGATTTTCGGCTGGCCATCTCGGCACACGAGTTGAGCATCACATGGGGCGAGCGATTTTTTCACGCGCTGGACTTCTGCAATGGCGACGCTTTCCTGACGCTCTTCGACGTGGAGCGCCGCACGCTGCGCGAGACGATGGCCGCACTCGGTGTCACCATGGACCCGACGCCCTATGCCGAGATGCTGCGGCGCTACTGGAGCGATCCGCCGCTTCAGCCCGAGGCGATCGCGTTTCTGCAAACGTGTTCGCTCCCGGTGTGCCTCGTTTCGAACGCCGACCGGGTCGACATCGACGCGGTGATTGAACGGCACGCGCTCAAGCTGGAGCGTGTGGTGACGTCCGAGGACGCCCGCAGCTACAAACCCGATCGCGCCATTTTCGACCAGGCGCTGGCCCAGACCGGCTGGCGGCGCGAGCGCGTGATTCACGTCGGCGACAGCCTGCACAGCGATGTCGGCGGGGCCATGGTCGCCGGCCTCCGCAGCGGCTGGGTCAATCGTGCGCACCGCATCCATGACATCGGCACGCACACGCCGGACCACGAGTTCGGTGATTTGCTGGAATTCCTCCGCTGGCTTGATCAAGGCGCCTGA